In Microcoleus sp. FACHB-672, one DNA window encodes the following:
- a CDS encoding 3-isopropylmalate dehydratase: MGKVIRGLIFVLDDNIDTDQIIPAEYLTLVPSKPDEYEKLGSYALVGLPDRYGKFIDPGEIKTRYPIIIAGENFGCGSSREHAPIALGAAGVEAVIALSYARIFFRNCSATGELYPWESVDRLCAQFETGQEVTIDFEQNRLVNHTLGKTYDLKPLGEVGPVIDAGGIFAYARQTGMIAAK, translated from the coding sequence ATGGGCAAAGTGATTCGCGGCCTCATCTTTGTACTAGATGACAACATTGATACCGATCAAATTATTCCGGCTGAATACCTCACGCTAGTTCCCTCGAAACCGGACGAGTATGAAAAACTGGGAAGCTACGCCTTAGTCGGCTTACCAGACCGCTACGGCAAGTTTATTGATCCGGGTGAAATCAAGACCCGTTACCCAATTATTATTGCCGGCGAAAACTTTGGCTGCGGTTCCTCACGAGAACACGCACCTATTGCCTTAGGCGCTGCCGGTGTCGAAGCTGTGATCGCCCTCTCCTACGCTCGCATCTTTTTCCGCAACTGCTCAGCCACCGGCGAACTCTACCCTTGGGAATCCGTTGATCGGCTGTGCGCTCAGTTTGAAACCGGCCAAGAAGTTACCATTGACTTTGAACAAAACCGGCTGGTCAATCACACGCTTGGTAAGACCTACGACCTCAAGCCACTGGGCGAAGTTGGCCCCGTCATTGATGCCGGTGGCATTTTTGCCTATGCCCGTCAAACCGGCATGATTGCTGCCAAGTAA
- a CDS encoding polysaccharide biosynthesis protein, producing MAIDAVLLLVAIYSALGLRFSSLSSVPEIYRYSGLIVLLIGIKLTVFRVMGLYRPILRYTSLEFLLTAALKAVALSSGTLVSLAYFLDLWSLPRSVLIIDALLTLLFVVGFRLSLRRLVYKLNSMACTTVPVERVVIYGAGASGSELAQSLSANPAYRLIAFVDDNSSLHHQVVQGLNVYSPQDLPKLREKKHFHTILLAMPSVDGKTKLEILERLQSLAVVVKTVPSIGEILAGKVSISKIRNIDIADLLGREQVAPNLKLLQMNVMGRSVLVTGAGGSIGSELCRQIALQNPKCLVLYEMGEFALYSIDMELAENYPTLHKVACLGSVTDSVQLKDVLSKYQVDTVYHAAAYKHVPLVEANPAQGIWNNVLGTLTAARCAMESGVSKFVLISTDKAVRPTNVMGATKRVAELILQALAERPKTPTCFTMVRFGNVLDSSGSVVPRFRQQIAEGKPITVTHPEMTRYFMSIPEAASLVIQAGAMAKGGEVFLLDMGEPVKIYDLAVQMIRLSGLEPGEDIEIEITGLRPGEKIHEELLIDSANAQATNHPKIFCAHESKIRWKCLEPCLEALFAQARLADPAGIRTELQGLVPEYQPKTPLAAETTMRPVSAQ from the coding sequence ATGGCCATCGACGCTGTGCTGCTGTTGGTCGCCATCTATAGCGCGTTGGGACTGCGCTTTAGCTCTTTGAGTTCCGTGCCAGAAATCTATCGCTACAGTGGGTTAATCGTCTTACTGATAGGCATTAAACTCACTGTTTTTCGGGTCATGGGTCTTTACCGACCTATTCTGCGCTACACAAGCTTGGAGTTTTTGCTCACTGCGGCGCTTAAAGCAGTCGCGCTTAGTTCGGGTACACTGGTTAGCCTTGCTTATTTTCTGGATCTGTGGTCACTGCCTCGCTCGGTTCTGATTATAGATGCACTGCTAACCCTGCTGTTCGTGGTTGGGTTTCGGCTTTCGTTGCGCCGGCTCGTTTACAAACTCAACTCGATGGCTTGTACAACAGTGCCGGTAGAACGAGTGGTGATTTACGGAGCTGGGGCATCTGGGTCGGAATTGGCACAATCCTTATCAGCGAACCCTGCTTATCGCCTGATCGCCTTTGTGGATGATAATTCCTCTCTCCATCACCAAGTTGTTCAGGGACTGAATGTTTACTCACCGCAGGATTTACCCAAACTTCGAGAGAAAAAGCATTTTCATACGATTCTCTTGGCTATGCCTTCTGTGGACGGGAAAACCAAGCTTGAAATTTTAGAGCGGTTGCAGTCTTTAGCGGTGGTGGTCAAGACTGTACCCAGCATCGGAGAGATTCTGGCTGGCAAAGTTTCTATTAGTAAGATTCGCAACATTGATATTGCCGACCTGTTAGGTCGCGAACAAGTTGCGCCGAATTTAAAGTTATTACAGATGAATGTGATGGGCCGCTCGGTCTTGGTGACGGGTGCGGGTGGCTCCATTGGCTCTGAGTTGTGCCGCCAAATCGCTTTACAGAACCCTAAGTGCTTGGTGCTTTATGAAATGGGCGAGTTTGCCCTTTACAGCATTGACATGGAATTGGCTGAAAATTATCCCACACTTCATAAAGTTGCTTGTTTGGGAAGTGTAACCGATTCAGTCCAGCTGAAGGATGTTTTGAGCAAATATCAGGTCGATACGGTTTATCATGCTGCTGCCTACAAGCACGTTCCCCTAGTGGAAGCAAATCCCGCTCAGGGGATTTGGAATAATGTCTTAGGGACACTAACCGCAGCCCGTTGTGCGATGGAGTCTGGGGTCAGCAAATTTGTCTTGATTTCTACAGATAAGGCGGTGCGCCCCACCAATGTTATGGGCGCAACAAAACGGGTGGCGGAGTTGATTTTGCAGGCGCTTGCCGAACGCCCTAAAACTCCTACCTGTTTCACGATGGTTCGATTTGGCAATGTGCTAGATAGTAGCGGTTCCGTTGTGCCCCGGTTCCGCCAGCAAATTGCTGAGGGTAAACCCATTACAGTTACGCATCCAGAGATGACTCGCTATTTCATGTCCATCCCTGAAGCCGCTTCTTTGGTAATTCAAGCGGGAGCGATGGCCAAAGGCGGCGAGGTGTTTTTATTGGATATGGGTGAACCTGTGAAGATTTACGATCTAGCTGTGCAGATGATTCGTTTGAGTGGTTTGGAACCGGGAGAGGACATTGAGATTGAAATCACCGGCTTAAGACCTGGAGAAAAGATTCATGAAGAATTGCTGATTGATAGCGCCAATGCTCAAGCGACAAACCATCCCAAGATTTTCTGTGCTCATGAATCTAAAATTCGCTGGAAATGCTTAGAACCATGTCTGGAAGCGCTGTTCGCACAAGCTCGGCTTGCCGATCCCGCCGGCATCCGGACAGAACTCCAGGGCCTTGTGCCAGAGTATCAGCCAAAAACACCTTTAGCTGCTGAGACCACAATGAGACCTGTCTCGGCACAATAA
- a CDS encoding NAD(P)H-quinone oxidoreductase subunit M — protein sequence MLLKSTTRHIHIFTADVENNELVPNDQVLTLDVDPDNELLWKQDTLQQVYRKFDELVESYDGQDLTEYNLRRIGSDLEHFVRSLLQSGKISYNLNSRALNYSMGLPQVVSQDS from the coding sequence ATGTTGCTAAAATCTACCACTCGCCATATCCACATATTCACCGCCGACGTTGAAAACAACGAACTCGTTCCTAACGACCAGGTATTAACCCTTGATGTCGATCCAGACAACGAATTGCTCTGGAAGCAAGACACCTTGCAACAGGTCTACCGCAAGTTTGATGAGCTGGTTGAATCCTACGACGGGCAAGACCTAACAGAATATAACCTCCGCCGGATTGGTTCCGATTTAGAACATTTTGTGCGCTCGCTCCTTCAAAGTGGCAAAATCTCCTACAACTTGAACAGCCGCGCCCTCAACTACAGCATGGGACTTCCTCAAGTGGTTTCCCAAGATAGTTAG
- a CDS encoding PP2C family protein-serine/threonine phosphatase, with protein MQNDAATIDCPKATCQTSNPETHKFCQKCRAPLPRRYLWAVGKGLPVYKPGQIIADRYLRKSEQILLDTKPGFPPAVPEEIPEPIAAYLRLFPYRLHIPQVYGQLHPRSEGRQTPDIWLLEPAPVGLDSETVNLQLRPQLTIAWKNATAMRQMNWLWQIAQLWQPCSTENVASSLLNPELLRVEGPLVRLLHLQSDRTPATLGQLGQMWSQWVQTAKSPLAPFLDKLCQMLIEGRVRTGEHLVALLDRGLAICGQTQSRTYEIATRTDTGPSRRRNEDACYPVSGTNQSSATESLAIVCDGIGGHEGGNVASAIAIEAIRQRVKQLQSHSQDLEPQSLITELEESACAANDAISDRNNDEQRQGRQRMGTTLVMAFAKAHELYLTNIGDSRAYLISHNGCYQVTLDDDVATREVRLGYALYRDAVQQPAAGSLVQALGMAASGMLHPSVGRFVIDEDCLFLLCSDGLSDNDRVEQYWESEILPVLTGQTNVATAATRLIALGNSQNGHDNVTVGIVCCRVKENKNANITPELLLAQLDAADLPENTAGANQTALSTAPTQLVERPRRAGSPLPLLLLIAMLLGLPVLAYWLIPGVKEGVDPLIGRVPDSNPDPEPVTPVVDASVESLNVGSLIRIQNLAPEAVEGQTQLAQLLSQPGQPDIAGSVSAGSVVKVLRKQTTADRMSWLQLQVCWIPPRSRVNSAASQPQLAEREAAPVNNNTEQRLNSPTPQQTPVVKPSGKATTVEPVTRPPVRQNPIGWMAEEKVRSVALAIPDPKPEQVGECVQEPATSPAATTAPPPSAATPTPSASPQPSQQ; from the coding sequence ATGCAAAACGACGCGGCAACAATTGACTGCCCCAAGGCCACCTGTCAGACTTCTAACCCGGAGACTCACAAGTTTTGCCAGAAATGTCGCGCGCCCTTACCGCGACGATACCTTTGGGCTGTAGGGAAAGGACTACCCGTCTATAAACCCGGACAGATAATAGCCGATCGCTACTTGCGAAAGTCTGAGCAGATTTTACTGGATACTAAACCAGGATTTCCACCGGCAGTACCCGAAGAAATCCCCGAACCGATCGCCGCCTATCTTAGATTATTCCCTTACCGGCTGCACATCCCTCAAGTGTACGGACAACTGCATCCGCGCTCAGAAGGCCGGCAAACCCCTGACATTTGGCTGTTAGAACCGGCACCCGTTGGTCTCGATTCCGAAACAGTCAACCTGCAATTGCGCCCGCAGCTAACCATCGCCTGGAAAAATGCCACTGCTATGCGGCAGATGAATTGGCTGTGGCAGATCGCTCAGTTGTGGCAGCCGTGTAGCACAGAAAACGTGGCTTCCAGTCTGCTTAATCCAGAACTGCTGCGAGTCGAAGGGCCACTCGTTCGATTGTTACATCTGCAAAGTGATCGAACCCCTGCAACCCTAGGGCAACTGGGCCAGATGTGGTCACAATGGGTGCAAACAGCTAAATCCCCGCTCGCTCCCTTTCTCGATAAATTGTGCCAAATGCTAATAGAAGGGCGAGTGCGAACCGGCGAACATCTCGTCGCTCTTCTAGATCGAGGACTGGCCATCTGCGGGCAAACACAATCTCGCACTTATGAAATTGCCACACGCACCGACACCGGACCCAGCCGTAGGCGAAATGAAGATGCTTGCTACCCAGTCAGCGGCACCAACCAAAGCTCAGCAACCGAATCTTTAGCCATTGTTTGCGACGGCATTGGAGGCCATGAAGGGGGCAATGTCGCCTCTGCCATTGCGATTGAGGCTATCCGGCAGCGAGTGAAGCAGTTGCAGTCCCATTCTCAAGATTTAGAGCCTCAAAGCCTGATCACTGAACTAGAAGAATCAGCCTGTGCCGCCAATGATGCGATCAGTGACCGCAACAACGACGAACAGCGCCAAGGTCGCCAGCGCATGGGCACAACTTTGGTCATGGCTTTTGCAAAAGCTCACGAACTGTATCTTACCAACATTGGCGACAGTCGAGCTTACTTGATCTCCCACAATGGCTGCTATCAAGTAACCCTAGATGATGATGTGGCAACTCGCGAAGTGCGCCTAGGCTACGCTCTTTACCGAGATGCTGTACAACAGCCGGCAGCAGGTTCCCTGGTTCAGGCACTGGGGATGGCAGCTTCAGGAATGCTACACCCCTCTGTCGGGCGCTTTGTAATCGACGAAGATTGTCTTTTTCTGTTGTGTTCCGATGGGCTGAGCGACAATGACCGCGTCGAGCAATACTGGGAAAGTGAAATTCTGCCCGTGTTAACCGGCCAGACCAATGTAGCCACGGCAGCGACCCGATTAATCGCCCTCGGCAACAGCCAAAATGGCCACGATAACGTCACCGTCGGGATAGTCTGTTGTCGGGTGAAAGAAAACAAGAACGCCAACATCACTCCAGAATTGCTGCTAGCCCAGCTGGACGCTGCGGACTTACCAGAAAATACAGCAGGGGCAAATCAGACCGCTTTATCCACTGCCCCCACACAGCTAGTAGAGCGTCCGCGTCGAGCCGGCAGCCCCTTGCCACTATTGTTGCTGATTGCGATGTTACTAGGGCTTCCCGTCCTAGCGTACTGGCTCATCCCAGGAGTCAAAGAAGGGGTCGATCCCTTGATTGGGCGGGTGCCGGATTCTAATCCCGATCCTGAGCCGGTTACTCCTGTGGTCGATGCCTCTGTAGAGTCCTTAAACGTGGGTTCTCTGATCCGAATTCAAAATTTGGCACCAGAAGCCGTTGAAGGTCAAACTCAGCTAGCACAGTTACTCAGCCAACCGGGACAACCAGATATTGCCGGCTCAGTGTCGGCAGGCAGTGTTGTGAAAGTTCTTCGTAAACAGACAACCGCTGATCGGATGAGCTGGTTGCAACTCCAAGTCTGCTGGATACCGCCCCGAAGTCGGGTTAACTCAGCCGCTAGCCAACCACAGCTAGCTGAACGTGAGGCTGCGCCCGTTAACAATAACACTGAGCAACGCTTGAATAGTCCTACACCCCAGCAAACGCCGGTAGTTAAACCCAGCGGCAAAGCTACGACTGTCGAACCAGTCACTCGGCCTCCTGTGCGACAAAATCCGATTGGCTGGATGGCAGAGGAGAAAGTTCGCTCGGTCGCCCTTGCTATTCCCGATCCGAAACCCGAACAGGTGGGTGAGTGTGTTCAAGAGCCGGCTACCTCCCCAGCAGCAACCACCGCCCCACCTCCTTCTGCCGCTACGCCGACTCCATCTGCCTCTCCCCAGCCAAGTCAGCAGTAA
- a CDS encoding helix-turn-helix domain-containing protein: MPKRLTIEAHLSLKDLETRYRKAKDPVARSHWQIVWLLAQGKPTHAVVEATGYSATWVRKIAGRYNQCGAEGLGDRRHENPGGEPLLSEQQQQELWEALQGPAPDGGPWNSRKVAEWMATQIGRQVSDQRGWDYLQRLDISGQRPSRRETVDK; this comes from the coding sequence ATGCCCAAACGTTTGACTATCGAGGCTCACTTAAGCCTTAAAGATTTAGAGACTCGCTATCGTAAAGCCAAAGACCCCGTCGCTCGCAGTCATTGGCAGATTGTGTGGCTCTTGGCTCAAGGCAAACCCACCCACGCCGTGGTCGAGGCAACCGGCTATTCTGCCACCTGGGTCAGGAAAATAGCCGGTCGCTATAACCAATGTGGAGCCGAAGGGCTAGGTGATCGCCGGCATGAAAATCCAGGGGGCGAACCCTTGCTGTCAGAACAGCAGCAGCAAGAACTCTGGGAAGCTCTACAAGGCCCAGCTCCCGACGGTGGGCCGTGGAATAGTCGCAAAGTGGCAGAATGGATGGCCACCCAGATCGGGCGTCAGGTATCCGATCAGCGAGGCTGGGATTACCTACAGCGGTTGGACATTAGCGGACAGCGCCCAAGCCGGCGAGAAACGGTTGATAAGTAA
- the cobS gene encoding adenosylcobinamide-GDP ribazoletransferase: MAEHQRLARESIQFMRRQGETLAAAIAFYTCLPVPAAWTLEFRGIARMAPAIGIMIGGLLGLLDAGLQQLAMPVLTRSVLVVVTWIALTGGLHLDGAMDTADGLAVPDPQRRLQVMADSVTGAFGAMAAVALLLLKTAGLHDLDGYRWLALMAVAGWGRWGQLVAIARYPYLKTIGKGAIHKASMHSPLDLLPGLVLLLGLSGLQILLNRDQWLVAVGMALGGGAIAVLTGAWFNRKLGGHTGDTYGAVVEWTEALLLCLLTGL; this comes from the coding sequence ATGGCGGAGCATCAAAGGTTAGCCAGAGAAAGCATCCAGTTTATGCGCCGGCAAGGAGAGACTCTAGCTGCTGCGATTGCATTCTATACCTGTTTGCCGGTGCCAGCGGCTTGGACGCTTGAATTTCGAGGAATCGCGCGGATGGCCCCAGCGATCGGCATCATGATTGGGGGACTTTTGGGACTTTTAGATGCCGGCTTGCAGCAGCTAGCAATGCCGGTGCTAACGCGATCAGTCTTAGTCGTTGTCACTTGGATCGCTTTAACCGGCGGACTGCATCTTGATGGTGCGATGGATACTGCCGATGGGCTAGCCGTGCCTGACCCTCAGCGGCGGCTGCAAGTCATGGCAGATAGCGTTACGGGGGCATTTGGGGCCATGGCTGCCGTTGCCCTGCTGTTGCTCAAAACAGCCGGCCTGCACGACTTAGATGGCTATCGCTGGCTAGCCTTGATGGCGGTTGCAGGTTGGGGCCGGTGGGGCCAACTGGTGGCGATTGCCCGCTATCCCTATCTCAAAACCATTGGCAAAGGCGCGATTCACAAAGCTTCCATGCATTCACCGCTGGATCTTTTGCCGGGTTTGGTGTTACTCCTCGGTTTGAGTGGGTTACAAATTCTTCTAAATCGTGATCAATGGCTAGTTGCCGTCGGCATGGCTTTGGGGGGCGGTGCGATTGCCGTGCTTACCGGCGCTTGGTTTAATCGCAAATTAGGAGGTCACACCGGCGATACCTACGGCGCAGTTGTGGAATGGACTGAAGCGCTGCTACTGTGTCTGCTCACCGGCTTGTGA
- the tgt gene encoding tRNA guanosine(34) transglycosylase Tgt, which yields MLDKFKFKCLKACSHTHARAGVFLTPHGPVETPCFMPVGTLATVKTVTPDRLEAANAQMVLANTYHLHLQPGEEIVAGAGGLHRFMGWDGPMLTDSGGFQVFSLSKLRTITEEGVTFRSPRDGKLIHITPERSIQIQNRLGADVIMAFDECPPYPASREAVELATERTYRWLERCIEAHRRPDQALFGIVQGGVYPDLRVAAAEALAKLDLPGYAIGGVSVGEPAEFIAQIAQVTAPLLPADKPRYLMGIGTYREMAKAIAAGVDLFDCVIPTRFARHGAVLVRGERWNIRNARFREDFTPLDDTCPCYTCLNFSRAYLCHLIRSKEILGYTLLSIHNITELIRFNRQIRDAILADRFTTEFAYWLSDEPAQV from the coding sequence TTGCTTGACAAATTTAAATTTAAATGCTTAAAAGCCTGCAGCCATACCCATGCGCGAGCAGGAGTTTTTTTGACGCCTCACGGGCCGGTGGAGACACCTTGCTTTATGCCGGTGGGAACGTTGGCCACTGTGAAGACGGTGACGCCTGACCGGCTGGAAGCTGCAAATGCCCAGATGGTTTTGGCAAATACCTATCACCTGCACCTGCAACCGGGAGAAGAGATCGTTGCCGGTGCCGGCGGCTTGCACCGATTTATGGGGTGGGATGGGCCAATGTTGACGGATTCTGGAGGTTTCCAGGTCTTTAGTTTGAGCAAGCTACGCACCATCACAGAAGAAGGTGTGACCTTTCGCTCTCCGAGGGATGGCAAACTTATTCACATCACCCCAGAACGCTCGATTCAGATCCAGAATCGACTGGGGGCAGATGTGATTATGGCCTTTGATGAGTGCCCGCCCTACCCCGCTAGCCGAGAAGCAGTTGAGTTAGCGACAGAACGTACTTATCGCTGGTTAGAACGCTGTATAGAAGCGCATCGGCGTCCTGATCAAGCGCTGTTTGGCATTGTTCAGGGGGGGGTCTATCCGGATTTACGCGTTGCTGCCGCCGAAGCTCTGGCCAAGTTGGATCTACCGGGTTATGCCATTGGTGGGGTGAGTGTGGGGGAACCGGCAGAATTCATCGCCCAGATCGCTCAAGTCACAGCGCCGTTGCTGCCGGCAGACAAACCCCGCTATCTCATGGGAATTGGCACTTATCGGGAAATGGCCAAAGCCATCGCTGCCGGTGTTGATTTATTTGACTGCGTGATTCCCACCCGTTTTGCCCGTCATGGAGCAGTTCTGGTGCGAGGGGAGCGCTGGAACATTAGAAACGCCCGATTTCGAGAGGATTTTACACCTCTAGATGACACTTGCCCCTGCTATACGTGCCTGAACTTCAGCCGCGCTTATTTGTGCCATCTCATCCGCTCAAAGGAAATTCTCGGCTACACATTGCTATCCATTCACAACATCACAGAACTGATTCGCTTTAACCGGCAAATTCGCGACGCCATTCTCGCAGATCGCTTTACAACAGAATTTGCCTACTGGTTGAGCGATGAGCCGGCTCAAGTATGA
- a CDS encoding photosystem II reaction center protein K, whose translation MDAALLLAKLPEAYAIFDPLVDVLPIIPVFFLLLAFVWQAAVGFR comes from the coding sequence ATGGACGCAGCACTGCTGTTGGCAAAACTGCCTGAAGCTTACGCAATTTTTGACCCCCTGGTAGATGTTCTACCGATCATCCCAGTATTTTTCCTCCTGCTGGCTTTCGTTTGGCAAGCTGCCGTAGGTTTCAGATAA
- a CDS encoding glutathione S-transferase family protein, whose amino-acid sequence MLKLYGGARSRASIVQWYLEEIQVPYEFVLLDMQAGKHLNPDFLAINPMGKVPAIVDGDLKLWESGAILIYLAEKYGKMPSSLEQRAEIDQWVIFANATLGPGIFVEASRERETKKLMTPLNQIFQQQSFLLGEEFSVADAAVGSMLAYIPMMLKLDLSEYPAVVDYIQRISSRPAFQKAMGGRA is encoded by the coding sequence GTGTTAAAACTCTATGGCGGTGCTCGCAGTCGCGCCTCAATCGTGCAGTGGTATTTAGAGGAAATTCAAGTTCCTTACGAGTTTGTCCTGCTCGATATGCAAGCCGGTAAGCATTTAAACCCTGATTTCCTGGCCATCAACCCGATGGGTAAAGTGCCGGCCATTGTGGATGGTGATTTAAAACTTTGGGAGTCTGGGGCAATTTTGATTTACTTGGCCGAGAAGTATGGCAAGATGCCTTCTTCCTTAGAACAGCGTGCCGAGATCGACCAGTGGGTGATTTTTGCCAATGCTACTTTAGGCCCAGGGATTTTTGTTGAAGCCAGCCGCGAGCGTGAAACGAAGAAGTTGATGACGCCGCTGAATCAAATTTTCCAGCAGCAATCTTTTTTGCTTGGTGAGGAGTTCAGTGTCGCCGATGCAGCAGTTGGGTCTATGTTGGCTTATATTCCCATGATGCTCAAACTAGACCTGAGCGAGTACCCGGCTGTGGTGGATTATATTCAGCGCATATCTTCTAGGCCGGCATTCCAAAAGGCAATGGGAGGCCGCGCTTAG
- a CDS encoding ATP-binding protein: protein MPQAHCPSETFPMQAHRVQLMQQPARPIDLGQQIAHIIRTISDPETLLNAIATALGQAFEADGCLVALQDNHLPQQIYGYPSSTQAVLSSESVQQIAPAAMQALLEDSDLLAISNLESDESNRARAVLWQALEVQAILGIQTRFQGQVNGGIVVMHSQPYCWTDSNKELLQEISEPVAIAISQVLQAGVIGSLQKQVGAFTQHRNLINKLTMAIHNALDLNQILQMAIDGVAQTFQVNQGLILLLKYADPLFATRSVPAQGKRIPKARATIVCEASEVIAAGEPEPQQPASTLLNQSFWVSECALCALAFTDSPKPLAIADKRQVLTLDSDTRISSIFNPEGMPALLLVPLIGVPSGSISAGTILGFLALQHSSPRPWATDELELVELVSAQVSTAIIQTQTMQHVQALVEERTAQLQSSLEVQGKLYEKTRQQIDQLRRLNQLKDEFLATMSHELRTPLTSMTLAIRMLRQPGLSEDRRDRYLDILEQQCNQETNLINDLLTLQKFESNQADLQLQKVDLKQLISDIGQPFEEKWAAKKLTLVLDLPKQALKIQTDKDSLNRILEELLTNAGKYAEPGSAVVLRAHQQVNQSNHEFVLSVSNTGQGISPEELPHIFDKFRRGQGVTQQAIAGTGLGLALVKCLVQHLNATINVSSNALDAASAWETCFTLTLPQVFDSTKI from the coding sequence ATGCCACAGGCCCATTGCCCTAGTGAAACCTTTCCTATGCAGGCACACCGAGTGCAACTCATGCAGCAACCGGCCCGTCCCATCGATTTAGGGCAACAAATTGCTCACATTATCCGGACAATCTCTGATCCGGAAACGTTGCTAAACGCAATTGCGACTGCGTTGGGGCAAGCGTTTGAGGCAGATGGCTGCCTGGTTGCACTTCAAGACAACCATTTGCCCCAACAGATATATGGATATCCTAGCAGCACTCAAGCGGTGCTGAGTTCAGAGTCAGTTCAGCAGATTGCGCCGGCAGCCATGCAAGCGCTGCTGGAGGATTCTGACCTTCTGGCCATTTCTAATCTTGAGAGTGATGAGTCCAATCGTGCGAGGGCCGTTTTATGGCAAGCACTAGAAGTTCAGGCGATTTTAGGAATTCAAACACGGTTTCAAGGTCAGGTAAATGGAGGGATCGTTGTGATGCACTCGCAGCCTTACTGTTGGACAGACTCAAATAAAGAGTTGCTGCAAGAAATTTCAGAGCCGGTGGCCATCGCCATTTCTCAAGTTTTACAAGCCGGGGTAATCGGGTCTTTGCAGAAGCAGGTGGGGGCCTTCACCCAACACCGAAACCTGATTAACAAGTTAACTATGGCTATTCATAATGCCTTAGACCTGAATCAGATTCTCCAGATGGCGATTGATGGAGTCGCACAAACCTTCCAGGTCAATCAAGGTCTGATTTTGCTGTTGAAATATGCAGATCCCTTATTTGCGACTCGCTCAGTGCCGGCGCAGGGGAAACGCATTCCTAAAGCTAGGGCAACCATCGTTTGTGAGGCGTCTGAGGTGATCGCTGCCGGGGAACCAGAACCGCAGCAACCGGCGAGCACGCTGTTAAATCAGTCATTTTGGGTCTCCGAGTGTGCTTTGTGTGCTTTAGCCTTTACTGACTCCCCCAAGCCCCTGGCCATCGCTGACAAACGCCAGGTCTTGACTTTAGATTCAGACACAAGGATCTCCTCGATTTTTAATCCAGAGGGAATGCCGGCGCTGCTATTAGTTCCCTTGATAGGGGTGCCCAGCGGTTCGATCTCAGCCGGCACTATCTTAGGGTTTTTAGCCTTACAGCACTCTTCACCCCGCCCTTGGGCCACAGATGAATTAGAACTCGTAGAATTAGTGAGCGCTCAAGTGAGTACCGCCATTATCCAAACCCAGACAATGCAGCACGTCCAAGCCCTTGTTGAAGAGCGCACTGCTCAACTGCAAAGCAGCTTGGAAGTTCAAGGCAAATTGTATGAAAAAACGCGCCAGCAAATTGACCAGCTGCGCCGGTTAAATCAGCTCAAGGATGAATTTTTGGCAACAATGAGTCATGAGCTGCGGACGCCACTGACGAGTATGACATTAGCCATCCGAATGTTACGCCAACCAGGGCTGTCTGAAGACCGGCGGGACAGATATCTAGATATTTTGGAGCAGCAATGTAACCAAGAAACGAATCTGATCAACGACTTGCTGACCCTACAGAAGTTTGAATCCAATCAAGCTGACCTACAGCTGCAAAAGGTAGATTTGAAGCAATTAATCAGCGATATCGGCCAGCCTTTTGAAGAGAAATGGGCTGCCAAGAAATTAACGCTAGTGTTAGATTTACCCAAGCAAGCATTGAAAATCCAGACTGATAAAGATAGTTTGAACCGGATTCTTGAAGAACTTTTAACCAATGCCGGCAAGTATGCTGAACCGGGAAGCGCTGTTGTCTTGCGTGCCCATCAGCAAGTTAATCAAAGCAATCATGAATTTGTCCTGAGTGTGTCCAACACCGGCCAAGGAATTTCTCCCGAAGAGTTGCCGCATATTTTTGATAAGTTTCGGCGCGGCCAAGGAGTGACTCAACAGGCAATTGCCGGCACCGGCTTAGGGCTGGCTTTGGTCAAGTGTTTAGTGCAGCATTTAAATGCCACCATTAATGTGTCTAGCAATGCTTTAGACGCTGCCTCTGCTTGGGAAACTTGCTTTACCCTCACCCTTCCCCAGGTTTTTGACAGCACCAAAATCTAG